A single genomic interval of Lathyrus oleraceus cultivar Zhongwan6 chromosome 7, CAAS_Psat_ZW6_1.0, whole genome shotgun sequence harbors:
- the LOC127106623 gene encoding pentatricopeptide repeat-containing protein At5g46460, mitochondrial — MPKKPQFSIPPIFTTTQPTNSKCRTTPFTTLIQNPKTSSTSLNFTFLNHLKNQRLDSARAVFNKIPSPHVSLYTRMLLAYAHNHNLPEAINLFNQIPSNTKDIISWNSIIKASILCGDFITAVKLFDKMPHRNSISWTTIIHGFLSVGRVVDAERFFRAMPSADKDVATWNAMVDGYCNNGRVNDALRLFSQMPCRDVISWTSIIAGLDRNGKSSQALVFLKDMVGCSGVEISSTTLVCGLSAAAKISGFNAGIQIHCCMFKFGYCCGFDQFVSASLVTFYAGCNRMDNAFKVFGEIVCKNVVVWTALLTGYGLNEKHVEALEVFGDMMRFCVVPNESSFTSALNSCVGLEDLEKGRVIHAVVVKMGLEKGVYVGNSLVVMYSKCGYIGDALCVFNGIGEKNVVSWNSVVVGCAQHGCGLWALALFKQMLMEGVESDEITLTGLLSACSRSGMLQKARCIFGYFGRKRSMKLTIEHYACMVDVLSRCGEVEEAEALAMSMPVEANSMVWLVLLSACRKHSNLGVAERAAKRIFEMEPDCSAAYVLLSNLYASSRRWSEVARIRMKMKHNGVVKQPGSSWITLKGLKHEFLSADRSHPLAEKIYEKLEWLGVKLKELGYVPDQQFALHDVEIEQTEEMLSYHSERLAIVFGLLSTVEGSTITVMKNLRVCGDCHNAIKLMAKIVDREIVVRDSSRFHHFKNGICSCGDYW; from the coding sequence ATGCCAAAGAAACCACAATTTTCAATTCCACCCATCTTCACAACAACTCAACCAACCAACTCAAAATGTCGCACGACACCCTTTACCACTCTGATTCAAAACCCCAAAACCTCTTCAACTTCCTTAAACTTCACGTTCTTAAACCACCTTAAAAACCAAAGACTAGATTCAGCACGTGCTGTCTTCAACAAAATCCCTTCCCCTCACGTCTCTCTCTACACCAGAATGCTCCTCGCTTATGCTCACAACCACAACCTCCCAGAAGCAATCAATCTCTTCAACCAAATCCCGTCAAACACCAAAGACATAATCTCATGGAACTCCATTATCAAAGCCTCGATCCTCTGTGGCGATTTCATCACAGCAGTTAAACTGTTCGATAAAATGCCGCACAGAAACTCAATCTCATGGACAACAATAATCCATGGCTTTTTATCCGTCGGAAGAGTTGTTGATGCTGAAAGATTCTTCCGTGCAATGCCAAGTGCTGACAAAGACGTTGCCACTTGGAATGCTATGGTTGATGGTTATTGTAATAACGGTAGAGTTAACGATGCTCTTCGGTTGTTCAGTCAAATGCCTTGCCGAGATGTTATTTCTTGGACTTCAATTATTGCTGGGTTGGATCGTAATGGGAAGAGTTCTCAAGCGTTGGTTTTTTTAAAGGACATGGTGGGTTGTTCTGGTGTTGAAATCTCTTCGACTACTTTGGTTTGTGGGCTATCCGCTGCTGCTAAAATTTCGGGTTTTAATGCGGGTATTCAGATTCATTGTTGTATGTTCAAGTTTGGTTATTGTTGTGGTTTTGATCAGTTCGTATCTGCTTCGCTTGTTACTTTTTATGCGGGTTGTAATAGAATGGATAATGCTTTTAAGGTTTTTGGTGAGATTGTTTGCAAGAATGTGGTGGTTTGGACTGCTCTTTTGACTGGGTATGGTTTGAATGAGAAGCATGTTGAGGCATTGGAGGTTTTTGGTGACATGATGAGATTTTGTGTGGTGCCTAATGAGTCTTCGTTTACTAGTGCTTTGAATTCGTGTGTTGGGTTGGAGGATCTTGAGAAGGGGAGAGTGATTCATGCTGTGGTAGTTAAGATGGGTTTGGAAAAGGGGGTCTATGTGGGGAATTCACTTGTTGTTATGTATAGTAAATGTGGTTATATTGGTGATGCATTGTGTGTGTTTAATGGGATTGGTGAAAAAAATGTTGTGTCTTGGAATTCTGTGGTTGTTGGTTGTGCTCAGCATGGATGTGGTTTATGGGCTCTGGCACTGTTTAAACAAATGTTGATGGAAGGTGTTGAGTCTGATGAGATCACATTGACCGGTTTGCTTTCTGCCTGTAGCAGGTCCGGGATGTTACAGAAGGCGAGGTGTATTTTTGGGTACTTCGGTCGGAAAAGATCTATGAAGCTGACGATTGAGCACTATGCTTGTATGGTAGATGTGCTTAGCCGGTGTGGAGAGGTAGAGGAAGCAGAAGCGCTGGCGATGAGCATGCCTGTGGAAGCAAACTCTATGGTATGGCTTGTTTTGCTGAGTGCCTGCAGGAAGCATTCTAATTTGGGTGTTGCAGAAAGAGCTGCCAAACGAATATTTGAAATGGAGCCTGATTGTAGTGCTGCCTATGTGTTGCTATCGAACTTGTATGCATCTTCGAGAAGATGGTCGGAAGTGGCAAGAATTAGGATGAAAATGAAGCATAATGGAGTTGTAAAACAACCCGGTTCAAGTTGGATAACCTTAAAAGGACTAAAGCATGAGTTTTTGTCTGCAGATAGGTCCCATCCACTTGCTGAGAAAATCTATGAAAAGCTAGAGTGGTTAGGAGTAAAATTAAAAGAACTGGGTTATGTTCCTGATCAACAATTTGCCTTGCATGATGTTGAAATTGAGCAAACTGAAGAAATGTTGTCTTACCATAGTGAAAGGCTTGCAATTGTATTTGGGTTGCTTAGCACTGTGGAAGGAAGTACAATAACCGTAATGAAAAATCTACGTGTATGCGGAGATTGTCATAATGCAATAAAGCTTATGGCAAAGATTGTTGACAGGGAGATCGTGGTCAGAGATTCTAGTCGCTTTCATCACTTTAAGAATGGCATATGTTCTTGTGGGGATTATTGGTAG